AGGTTCAAACACTTCTGGACAGAAATTATCCTTATTATAAAAGTCAATTTTAGATTTGGTTATAGGCCCTATAACCCCGTCTGCTGAAATACCACAATGCCTTTGAAAATCCTTGACAATAAGTTTATGATATTTGGGGATATATTTATAACCTAAGCTTTCAAAATATTGTGCGTAATCCATATTAACTCCAAACTCTCTTATTAAATTCTTTAGTTTCTTTCATGTGATCCGAATGAACTACCTGCCATTCTCTCGGTCTGTCTTTATAAAATATTAGACATTCCCTGAACTCGTTTGCGTTGCCTACGATATCATTTCTTATAAACAATACCGGGGCAAACATAATCACTTTAGCCCCTACTGTGTTTCCGTTTTTATCTTTGACTAACATTTTTTCCATATAACCAAAATTGTCAAGAGGGTTAATTTCCGTAAGAGCAAAATACTTTCCTATTGCTTTTGATTTATTATAAAATTCATCAATTAAGTTAGATTCCCATTCTTGTTTTTTTAAGATATGCGCAGATAAAACTACTTTCTTTCTGCTCATCAACGGAGCGTCTGTTAAAATTCCATTTAAAAATGATGTATTGCTGATATCAGATTCACCTACATAAACGTTACTGTTCGGATATATGCTGTGCCAGCCTATTTCCATATTTACTGAAACATTTACATAAGTATATACGCTCATACATTCCGAAGGCTCATTCCATACTTCCATA
The Candidatus Cloacimonas sp. DNA segment above includes these coding regions:
- a CDS encoding peptidoglycan-binding domain-containing protein; the protein is MDYAQYFESLGYKYIPKYHKLIVKDFQRHCGISADGVIGPITKSKIDFYNKDNFCPEVFEPIKPYREYNDVEIEALMRYKIKWLGSIFNRNAKENDFDVLHSIAHAI